The Candidatus Neomarinimicrobiota bacterium region GCAAAGGACCTTAAGGCGCCAGGCATTGCCGGAGTATCAGTCTGGTCATCGTCATCGCCCGCTACTGAGTCATCATCCTCGCCCTCAATGACGATAGACTTGCCGATGCGCAGCGCCCACCAATAGCCGATCAGAAGCACAGGCACTGACGTAACGAGACCGATCCAGATCACCGTGCCGAGATAATCGGAGGCACCAAGGTTCCCGGCGGCGGCGATCGGTCCCGGTGTAGGCGGCACGAGCGTATGCGTGGCATAAAGCCCGGATGCCAGAGCGACCGTCATGGTGGCCAGCGGGACCTGGGCCCTCTTTGCAACGGCCTTGTTCAATCTCGAAAGGATGACGAAGCCCGAATCACAGAAGACGGGGATGCTGACGATAGCGCCGATCAGCGACATGGCCAGGGAGGGACGATTTCTACCTACCACGCGCAGGATTACGTCGGCCATCTTGAGCGCACCGCCGGATTTCTCCAGAACCGTGCCGATGATGGTCCCGAAAATAATCACCAGTCCGATATAGCCCATCAAACTGCCAAAGCCTTCGGTAATTGAGGCAATGATCTGTTGCAGGGGCATCTTTACCGTCAAGCCCACCCCGAACGATGCAATAAGCAAGGCCAGGAAAGGGTGCAGTTTCAGGATCGAAACCAGGATGATTATGCCGATTATCGCCCCGATTAGAATGGGAATAAGTATCAGTCCCTCAAGCATTACCAAAGGTCTCCATTGTGCTGATTCTCGGACCCGGTGTGACCTGGTCACCTGATTCGGGTGGAAAATGCCACGGAAGGCAGCTGCACGGGTTGTGGGCTACCGTAGGTGCCGGCATGACCGGTTCCCAGGGAGAAGTATAAATACAATTGAGCTTCGGGAAAGCACCAGGCCGAATATAGGGCCTTCGAATATCATTGTGGAAACGCTGAGATCGGCTGCCAGGCTGCGAATAGAGGTGAACCGACTCCCATAGATTGAGACGCCCCAGGAAGCGTCATCCCCATTTCGCTTCCGGCCCTGTTCCTGCCAGCAGCGTGAGGAATCCAGCCCTACGGGACTCTGGCAATGGTGATGATCTTTATCGGCGGATTGAGTTTCTGTTTCTCGGCCGGCTGCCGGTGTATTTTTCGCACCAGCTCCATGCCCTCAACGACTCTACCGAAGGCGGCGAATCCCTGGCCGTCCGGGTTCCGGGCCCCGCCGAAGTCCAGCTCGGGCTGGTCACCGATACAGATGAAGAACTCGGAAGTGGCCGTCCCCGGCTCATTCCGGGCCATGGAAATAATCCCATCACGATGCAGAATCCCCGTTATTTCGGTCGTTTCATGCTCGATGGGCGTATGCATCCTCTCCTCCGATAACAGCCCACCCTGGATCACCGCTATTTTGACCTCATCGTCCGGTTGGTTATCCATTCGCACCACCCGGTAGAAGGAGGCCTCATCAAAGCAGCCGCCCTCAACGTAGCTCAGGAAGTTGGCCGATGTGATGGGTGCCCGGTCCTGGTAGATCTCAACCTTGATATCCCCCAACTCCGTGCTGATAACCACCTGCGGATGGTCTGCTGCCCGTCGGCAGGTAACGATAAGCACGACTGGAATCATCAGCAGGAAAGCCCAACAGAGCTTCATAATCGCTCCTCACGTGAGGTGGGGTTGCTGGCGTATTTGCCGGGAAGGTAGTTCCCAACCGCCGGGGATCAAAGCTTCGTCACACCTGCGTTACCCTAGTTTGATAGCCCGGGAATGCCCTGAGTCAATGACACCGGTGCGGCGGAAACGCGGAGTATGTTGTTCGTCAACCTTAAATCTACCGATCTACCAGTCTTGCGGCACCCGGTACAGGCGGCTGACGTCAAAACCATGTTGCTGAGCCATGGTTACCAGCCGGTCATAGAGTTCCGGCTCCATCTGCGGCTGCCGGCCCAGGATCCAGAGATATTTCCAGGAGGAGCTGGTGACGATGGCGTACTGGTATTCCACCGCGTCGAGGGCAATGATGCGGTAATCGGCGGCGAAGGGCCAGAAAAAGCGCACCTTCAGCCGCGCGGGCACGGCCAGGTCCGGCACCCAGGCGATCCCCTTGATATCAGACGGTTTCCCCTGGAGCGAATGGCGGAACCCCTGGTTCCGCACCTCGATCCGGCCGTCTTCCAGCAAAGTATAGGTGGCGGTTACGTTCACCAGGTCCCGCTCGAAGCGGTGCGGAAAGCGGGCGATCTCGTACCAGCGCCCCGCGTATTTATTCAAATCCACGTGCTGGACCAGCGGAATCTGCCGGGGACTGTTCTTCTCCAGCAGGGCGCAGGATATTATCAATAACGGGATGCTAACGGTGATCAGAAGCAGACCTGTACGCATTTTGTTCCTTTCTGTAGTCAGGTGATCGTTATAAACGAGGAGCTCCCGGTTCACGAAAGCTTCCCCCTGTCTCCAATGCAGGAATGTACGATGAGTTTAGCACAAATCTAATACAGTTCTTCTCCCACGATGCAGACGTGCCGGGTGACGCTTTGCTGCTGTGCATGCGGAGCCTGTCGAAGCATGAAAAGAGAAGCCCGGGGCTGGCGCCGGGATCAGGTACGAATGGAACTACCCCAGCGGGTGGGAGCTCACCGGGCACTCCAGGCGAGCCGGGGCAGGAAAGTGATGGAATACTTCAGGAGGAAGGTTCGATTGCTGCTAGTCGGCAGGGCCGGCACTTCGCGCTGGCGATCAGTATTCAGATCTTCGTCGTACACTAGGTACAGGTCGGTTCCCTCCCGCGGATTGTAGCGCAGCCGCAGATTAATCCCGACGACGTTAACCTCACTGCTATACTGGACGAAGGCACTGGCGGAAAGCCTGGTATTGAT contains the following coding sequences:
- a CDS encoding GntP family permease, with translation MLEGLILIPILIGAIIGIIILVSILKLHPFLALLIASFGVGLTVKMPLQQIIASITEGFGSLMGYIGLVIIFGTIIGTVLEKSGGALKMADVILRVVGRNRPSLAMSLIGAIVSIPVFCDSGFVILSRLNKAVAKRAQVPLATMTVALASGLYATHTLVPPTPGPIAAAGNLGASDYLGTVIWIGLVTSVPVLLIGYWWALRIGKSIVIEGEDDDSVAGDDDDQTDTPAMPGALRSFA
- a CDS encoding peptidylprolyl isomerase codes for the protein MKLCWAFLLMIPVVLIVTCRRAADHPQVVISTELGDIKVEIYQDRAPITSANFLSYVEGGCFDEASFYRVVRMDNQPDDEVKIAVIQGGLLSEERMHTPIEHETTEITGILHRDGIISMARNEPGTATSEFFICIGDQPELDFGGARNPDGQGFAAFGRVVEGMELVRKIHRQPAEKQKLNPPIKIITIARVP
- a CDS encoding lipocalin family protein, whose amino-acid sequence is MRTGLLLITVSIPLLIISCALLEKNSPRQIPLVQHVDLNKYAGRWYEIARFPHRFERDLVNVTATYTLLEDGRIEVRNQGFRHSLQGKPSDIKGIAWVPDLAVPARLKVRFFWPFAADYRIIALDAVEYQYAIVTSSSWKYLWILGRQPQMEPELYDRLVTMAQQHGFDVSRLYRVPQDW